The following are encoded together in the Candidatus Neomarinimicrobiota bacterium genome:
- a CDS encoding peptidylprolyl isomerase, with the protein MTSIRERQKVILWAFLLIFLLSLSIGGLVGGANIIDQIFGSNLTGNAVGAVNSDRVTIEELSQAISLQNEQAREQFGELNDRLIDQAESQAWDNLVNLILLNEEINERDLKVTGDEIYYLLENYPPLFLRQNEAFQKDGQFDPSLYFQALNNPVGNEWAPVEAYLASILPSEKMTHLLRAVSYTSEEEIRSAWYDRNTETTIDYIYVTDSKINTDDLVISDGDLKEIYRQNRGQYTQPESRVLEYVLWEKVPTRVDSLDVEKVARQLIERARAGEDFAQLALDYSEDPGSGPSGGDLGWFGRGQMVKPFDEAAFAADTGEVVGPVETQFGYHVIKVEGRRDDEDGPKLNARHILLKINISPQTQSRLLSEANIFSFDAADSSFQSALKGHGFNSASSPPLRISDKYLPPPVGRLRSAVRFAFEAEEVDQVSGVFENDRCFLVARLAEIHPAGIQPFEEVRSNLERIAQQEAAKEQVTLIMGSIQQQLRGMDWQAVADSTPEAIYAAGVTAKLNASFQGIGRSPILTGLLKILAPGQVSEATRLERGEIIVRLVDRKEPDWERYAADRESEHQRLLNQRSNAIWNNWLADLKKQARIIDNRHVFY; encoded by the coding sequence ATGACGTCCATCCGTGAACGCCAGAAGGTTATTCTGTGGGCGTTCCTTTTAATTTTCCTGCTGAGTCTTTCCATTGGTGGTCTGGTAGGCGGTGCCAACATTATTGATCAGATATTTGGCAGTAATCTGACCGGGAATGCCGTCGGGGCGGTGAATTCCGACCGGGTCACCATCGAAGAACTGAGCCAGGCTATTTCCCTGCAAAATGAACAGGCCAGGGAACAGTTCGGCGAGCTGAATGACCGGCTGATTGATCAGGCCGAATCCCAGGCCTGGGACAACCTGGTTAACTTGATCCTCCTGAACGAAGAAATCAATGAGCGGGACCTCAAAGTCACCGGTGATGAAATCTACTACCTGCTGGAAAATTATCCCCCACTGTTCCTCCGGCAGAACGAAGCCTTCCAAAAAGACGGCCAGTTTGATCCCTCCTTGTACTTCCAGGCCCTCAACAATCCCGTAGGCAACGAATGGGCGCCTGTTGAAGCCTACCTGGCCAGTATCCTGCCGAGTGAGAAGATGACCCACTTGTTGCGGGCAGTGTCCTACACCTCCGAGGAGGAGATCAGATCGGCCTGGTATGACCGGAATACCGAAACCACCATTGACTATATCTACGTTACCGACAGCAAGATCAACACCGATGATCTGGTCATTAGTGATGGGGACCTGAAGGAGATTTACCGTCAAAACCGGGGTCAATACACCCAGCCGGAGAGCCGCGTTCTGGAGTACGTTCTCTGGGAAAAGGTACCCACGAGGGTCGATTCGTTGGACGTTGAGAAGGTGGCCCGTCAGCTGATCGAGCGTGCCCGGGCCGGGGAGGATTTTGCCCAGCTGGCGCTGGACTATTCGGAGGATCCCGGTTCAGGCCCCAGCGGTGGCGATCTGGGCTGGTTCGGCCGGGGGCAGATGGTGAAGCCGTTCGACGAAGCCGCTTTTGCCGCCGATACGGGCGAGGTCGTCGGCCCGGTGGAAACCCAGTTCGGCTATCACGTCATCAAAGTTGAGGGTCGGCGAGATGACGAAGACGGCCCCAAGCTTAATGCCCGGCACATTCTCTTGAAGATCAATATCAGTCCCCAGACGCAGAGCCGCCTGCTAAGTGAGGCGAATATATTTTCATTCGATGCCGCCGATTCTTCTTTCCAGAGCGCTCTGAAAGGCCACGGTTTCAACAGCGCCTCCTCCCCGCCACTGCGCATCTCCGACAAATACCTACCGCCGCCGGTGGGCAGGCTACGTTCGGCAGTGCGATTCGCTTTCGAAGCGGAGGAAGTGGACCAGGTATCCGGGGTTTTTGAAAATGACCGCTGTTTCCTGGTAGCCCGGCTGGCCGAAATTCACCCGGCCGGCATACAGCCCTTTGAGGAAGTTCGCAGCAATCTGGAGCGCATCGCCCAACAGGAGGCGGCCAAGGAGCAGGTGACCCTGATCATGGGCAGTATACAGCAGCAGCTCCGGGGTATGGACTGGCAGGCCGTCGCCGATTCCACCCCCGAGGCCATTTATGCCGCCGGCGTCACGGCTAAGCTCAACGCCAGTTTCCAGGGCATCGGCCGCAGCCCCATCCTGACCGGGTTGCTCAAAATCCTGGCGCCGGGCCAGGTCAGTGAAGCTACCCGGCTGGAGCGGGGTGAAATTATCGTGCGGCTGGTGGACAGGAAGGAGCCCGACTGGGAACGCTACGCGGCTGATCGGGAGAGCGAGCACCAGCGACTGCTCAATCAGCGATCAAAT